The proteins below are encoded in one region of Mycobacterium botniense:
- the octT gene encoding diglucosylglycerate octanoyltransferase, whose protein sequence is MSSEQVSRPVLLVFADSLAYYGPTGGLPADDPRIWPNIVASQLNWDVELLGRIGWTCRDVWWAATQDPRAWAALRRAGAVIIATGGMDSLPSPLPTALRELIRYVRPPRLRRWVRGGYGWLQPRVSPVARAALPPRLTVQYLEKTRGAIDFNRPGIPIVASLPPVHLAETYGRAHQGRAATAGAISEWAQRHRIPVVDLAAAVAEHIMSGRGNPDGIHWNFEAHQAVAELMLKALAEAGVPDEKRRG, encoded by the coding sequence ATGTCCTCTGAGCAAGTGTCGCGACCCGTACTGTTGGTCTTCGCCGATTCGCTGGCCTACTACGGGCCCACCGGGGGGCTGCCGGCTGACGACCCGCGGATTTGGCCCAACATCGTCGCTTCCCAACTGAACTGGGATGTCGAGTTGCTCGGTCGAATCGGCTGGACCTGCCGCGACGTGTGGTGGGCAGCTACGCAGGATCCGCGCGCGTGGGCTGCGCTACGCAGAGCCGGCGCGGTGATCATCGCAACCGGCGGGATGGATTCGCTGCCGTCGCCGCTGCCGACCGCGCTACGCGAGCTGATTCGCTATGTGCGGCCGCCCCGGTTGCGGCGCTGGGTCCGCGGCGGCTACGGCTGGCTACAACCGCGGGTGTCGCCAGTGGCCCGAGCCGCATTACCGCCGCGCTTGACCGTCCAGTACCTGGAAAAGACACGCGGTGCAATTGATTTCAACCGTCCGGGAATCCCGATTGTGGCATCGCTTCCGCCTGTTCACCTCGCCGAGACATATGGCAGAGCCCACCAGGGCCGCGCGGCAACGGCGGGCGCCATCAGCGAATGGGCGCAGCGCCACCGCATCCCGGTGGTGGACCTCGCAGCAGCCGTCGCTGAACACATCATGAGCGGCCGTGGTAACCCTGACGGTATCCACTGGAACTTCGAGGCACACCAGGCGGTCGCGGAGCTGATGCTCAAAGCCCTCGCCGAAGCGGGGGTGCCCGACGAGAAACGTCGCGGCTGA
- the gpgP gene encoding glucosyl-3-phosphoglycerate phosphatase: MRVRRLVMLRHGQTEFNADTRMQGQLDSQLSELGRAQAAAAAEVLGKRQPLLIVSSDLRRAYHTAVQLAERTGIPVRVDSRLRETHLGEWQGLTHEQVDAIAPGARQAWREDATWAPHGGESRADVAARSMPLIAELVSGEPEWGVGHRPVVLVAHGGLIAALSAALLRLPLANWPALGGMGNASWTQLSGHSAGAADLGAIRWRLDVWNAPAQVSDDVL; encoded by the coding sequence ATGAGGGTGCGGCGACTGGTGATGCTGCGCCACGGGCAAACCGAGTTCAACGCGGACACCCGGATGCAAGGTCAATTGGACAGTCAGCTGAGCGAGCTCGGCCGCGCGCAGGCTGCTGCCGCAGCGGAGGTGCTGGGCAAACGCCAGCCGCTGCTTATCGTGTCGTCGGATCTGCGGCGCGCCTACCATACGGCGGTCCAGCTGGCTGAGCGTACCGGTATTCCGGTGCGGGTGGATTCCCGATTACGGGAGACCCACCTGGGCGAATGGCAAGGCCTGACCCACGAACAGGTCGACGCCATTGCCCCCGGTGCCCGGCAGGCCTGGCGCGAGGACGCCACGTGGGCGCCGCACGGGGGCGAGAGCAGGGCCGACGTGGCCGCCCGGAGTATGCCGCTCATCGCCGAACTGGTGTCCGGCGAGCCGGAATGGGGTGTCGGCCATCGACCGGTGGTGCTGGTGGCCCACGGCGGTCTGATCGCCGCCCTCTCGGCCGCACTGCTTCGGCTGCCGCTGGCCAACTGGCCGGCATTGGGAGGGATGGGCAATGCCAGCTGGACGCAGCTGAGCGGGCACTCCGCCGGCGCCGCTGACCTCGGTGCCATCCGCTGGCGCCTGGATGTATGGAATGCCCCCGCACAGGTTTCCGATGATGTCCTCTGA
- the rsfS gene encoding ribosome silencing factor — protein sequence MTATREAIEMARVAAGAAASKLAEDVVVIDVSGQLVITDCFVIASASNERQLNAIVDEIEEKMRRAGYKPARREGAREGRWTLLDYIDIVVHIQHRDERDFYALDRLWRDCPQVAVDLENAP from the coding sequence GTGACAGCCACCCGGGAAGCTATTGAGATGGCGCGGGTGGCCGCCGGCGCGGCGGCCTCGAAGCTTGCCGAGGATGTCGTGGTCATCGATGTGTCCGGACAGCTGGTCATCACCGACTGCTTCGTGATCGCCTCGGCATCCAATGAGCGGCAGCTCAACGCGATTGTCGACGAAATCGAGGAGAAAATGCGCCGAGCCGGCTATAAGCCCGCGCGCCGAGAAGGTGCCCGCGAAGGTCGCTGGACCCTGCTGGACTACATCGATATCGTCGTGCACATCCAACACCGGGATGAGCGTGATTTTTACGCCCTGGACCGGCTCTGGCGTGACTGCCCCCAGGTGGCCGTCGACCTCGAGAACGCGCCATGA
- a CDS encoding PfkB family carbohydrate kinase: protein MTTRVCVVGSVNMDLVLDVDTLPRPGETVLAKSAWSTPGGKGANQAVAAARAGAQVQFVGAVGDDPAAARLRAHLAENGVGDDGLISVPGSSGTAVVLVEATGENAIIVAPGANHHLELHAPQLRAIVANCDVLLVQLEIRVATAIAAAREARSGGATVLVNASPTGHDPNELAELAALTDVLVVNQTEAEHWLWPVEHRVVTRGAAGATYSTAGNDFAVPTPAVEAVDTSGAGDVFAGVLAANWPHHAGSPAERMRALRRACAASALATLVPGAGDCAPYAKAIDEAELPR, encoded by the coding sequence GTGACAACGCGGGTATGCGTGGTGGGCAGCGTGAATATGGACTTGGTGCTTGACGTCGACACGCTGCCCCGTCCGGGCGAAACGGTGCTGGCCAAGTCAGCCTGGTCAACGCCGGGCGGCAAGGGCGCCAATCAAGCGGTGGCGGCGGCGCGCGCGGGTGCGCAGGTCCAGTTCGTCGGTGCAGTGGGCGACGACCCGGCCGCTGCGAGGCTGCGGGCACACCTGGCCGAAAACGGAGTCGGCGACGATGGCCTGATCAGCGTGCCCGGTTCGAGCGGTACCGCGGTCGTGTTGGTGGAAGCTACCGGTGAGAACGCGATCATCGTCGCGCCCGGTGCCAATCATCATCTGGAGCTGCACGCACCGCAGCTGCGCGCGATAGTCGCCAACTGCGACGTCCTCTTGGTGCAGTTGGAGATCCGGGTCGCGACGGCCATCGCCGCGGCCCGCGAGGCTCGTTCCGGCGGAGCCACCGTACTCGTCAATGCCTCGCCGACCGGTCACGACCCCAATGAGCTCGCAGAGCTGGCCGCGCTGACCGACGTGCTCGTCGTCAACCAGACCGAAGCCGAGCACTGGCTCTGGCCGGTGGAACATCGCGTGGTTACCCGGGGCGCTGCCGGCGCCACCTACAGCACTGCCGGTAACGACTTCGCCGTTCCAACACCCGCGGTAGAGGCGGTGGACACCTCCGGCGCGGGAGACGTGTTCGCCGGTGTGCTCGCCGCCAATTGGCCGCACCATGCGGGTTCACCAGCCGAACGGATGCGAGCGTTGCGGCGGGCGTGCGCCGCTAGTGCATTGGCGACGCTGGTGCCCGGTGCCGGTGACTGCGCCCCCTACGCGAAGGCTATTGACGAAGCCGAACTGCCGCGGTGA
- a CDS encoding AAA family ATPase has protein sequence MSVPARPIPLFADVDDVARRLAETGYLPDTATATAVFLADRLGKPLLVEGPAGVGKTELARAVAEATGSGLVRLQCYEGVDEARALYEWNHAKQILRIQAGSGDWEATKADVFSEEFLLTRPLLTAIRRTEPTVLLVDETDKADIEMEGLLLEVLSDFAVTVPELGTITASRAPFVVLTSNATRELSEALKRRCLFLHIDFPSPDMERRILLSRVPELPEHLAEELVRIIGVLRGMQLKKVPSIAETIDWGRTLLALGLDTIDDATVAATLGVVLKHQSDQQRAAGELRLN, from the coding sequence GTGAGCGTTCCCGCGCGGCCCATCCCGCTGTTCGCCGATGTCGACGATGTCGCCCGGCGGCTCGCCGAGACGGGCTATCTGCCCGACACGGCCACCGCGACGGCGGTGTTCCTCGCCGACCGGCTGGGCAAGCCGCTGTTGGTGGAAGGCCCCGCTGGTGTCGGCAAGACCGAGCTGGCCCGTGCGGTCGCCGAGGCCACCGGGTCGGGTCTGGTGCGTCTGCAGTGCTACGAAGGTGTCGACGAGGCGCGCGCGCTCTACGAGTGGAATCACGCCAAGCAGATCCTGCGCATCCAAGCCGGCTCGGGGGACTGGGAGGCAACCAAGGCCGACGTGTTCAGCGAGGAGTTTCTGCTGACTCGCCCGTTGCTCACCGCGATCCGGCGCACCGAGCCGACCGTGCTGCTGGTCGATGAGACCGACAAAGCCGACATCGAGATGGAAGGCCTGCTGCTCGAAGTGCTTTCCGATTTCGCGGTAACGGTGCCCGAACTGGGCACCATCACCGCGTCGCGTGCGCCGTTTGTGGTGCTGACCTCCAATGCCACCCGCGAGCTGTCGGAGGCGCTCAAACGGCGTTGCCTGTTCTTGCACATCGATTTTCCCAGCCCCGACATGGAGCGGCGCATCCTGCTGTCGCGGGTCCCTGAGCTGCCCGAGCACCTGGCCGAAGAGCTGGTGCGCATCATCGGGGTGCTGCGCGGAATGCAGCTAAAAAAAGTGCCCTCCATCGCGGAGACCATCGACTGGGGCCGCACGCTGCTGGCACTGGGCTTAGACACTATCGACGACGCAACTGTGGCCGCCACGTTGGGTGTGGTGCTGAAGCATCAATCCGACCAGCAACGCGCTGCAGGTGAACTTCGCCTGAACTAG
- a CDS encoding SDR family NAD(P)-dependent oxidoreductase, giving the protein MKELTAATALVTGASGGIGRAICLELAGCGVNLVVSGRQTGPLHELVSDLHAKKIRAVAISADLAQTVAAEDLIERAEREFGPIDILINNAGVERPAAFTDTTAEQIRTMVEVNLTAAMLLTRRVLPGMLQRGRGHIVFVSSGLAKMGSAYQAPYSATKAALIALSHALRAEYRDTRIGFSVVCPGLVTGAGMYQRMLDEGFRAKPILGTTTTRRVARKVVAAIRHDRPETHCTGTPVRPLAAALQLLPRLTEVVTTHTGMTDLFGRVAASRTGAHYP; this is encoded by the coding sequence ATGAAAGAACTGACGGCGGCGACTGCTCTGGTCACCGGAGCCTCGGGCGGCATCGGACGCGCCATCTGCCTGGAACTCGCCGGCTGCGGCGTCAACCTAGTGGTGTCCGGCCGCCAAACCGGCCCCCTGCATGAGCTTGTCAGCGACCTGCACGCAAAAAAGATACGGGCTGTGGCGATTTCCGCTGATCTGGCCCAGACGGTGGCGGCGGAGGATCTGATCGAGCGTGCCGAACGCGAGTTCGGCCCGATCGATATTCTCATCAACAACGCCGGAGTCGAACGGCCGGCCGCGTTCACTGACACCACCGCCGAGCAGATCCGCACCATGGTTGAGGTGAACCTGACGGCCGCCATGCTGCTCACCCGCCGCGTGCTGCCGGGGATGCTTCAGCGCGGACGTGGCCATATCGTGTTCGTGTCGTCGGGACTGGCCAAGATGGGCAGCGCCTACCAAGCGCCCTACTCGGCGACCAAAGCGGCCCTGATCGCGCTCAGTCACGCCCTGCGCGCCGAATACCGCGACACCCGGATCGGTTTTTCGGTTGTGTGCCCGGGATTGGTGACCGGCGCCGGCATGTACCAGCGGATGCTCGACGAGGGATTCCGCGCCAAACCGATACTGGGCACGACGACGACCAGGCGGGTGGCCCGCAAAGTCGTGGCGGCGATTCGCCACGATCGCCCCGAAACCCATTGCACCGGCACCCCGGTGCGGCCGCTGGCCGCGGCTCTTCAACTGCTGCCGCGACTCACCGAGGTCGTCACCACCCACACCGGAATGACCGATCTGTTCGGCCGGGTCGCGGCCAGCCGCACCGGTGCTCACTATCCGTAA
- a CDS encoding glutamate-5-semialdehyde dehydrogenase, translating to MSLQAPSLPDLRHDVHQAAARARVAARTLAALPTAVKNQALHAAAEALLAHVDKILAANAEDLNAARDASTPAAMLDRLALNPQRVHGIAAGLRQVAGLPDPVGEVLRGYTLPNGLQLRQQRVPLGVVGMVYEGRPNVTVDAFGLTLKSGNAALLRGSSSAARSNEALVTVLRAALASQDLPADAVQLLDSSDRATVTHLIQARGLVDVVVPRGGAGLIEAVVRDAQVPTIETGVGNCHVYVHEAADLEIAERVLLNSKTRRPSVCNAAETLLVDAAIADRALPRLVAALQDAGVTVHQNPTESELRQEFLSMDIAVAVVDGLDAAIDHINEYGTGHTEAIVTTNLLAAQRFTAGVDAAAVMVNASTAFTDGEQFGFGAEIGISTQKLHARGPMGLPELTSTKWIVWGDGHTRPA from the coding sequence ATGAGTCTGCAAGCACCGTCGCTTCCTGACTTGCGGCACGACGTGCACCAGGCCGCGGCTCGGGCCCGTGTTGCCGCGCGGACCCTGGCGGCACTGCCCACGGCTGTGAAAAACCAGGCGCTGCACGCTGCGGCGGAGGCGCTACTGGCCCACGTCGACAAGATCCTGGCTGCTAACGCTGAAGACCTGAATGCCGCGCGCGATGCCAGCACCCCGGCGGCGATGCTCGACCGGTTAGCCCTCAACCCGCAGCGCGTCCACGGGATCGCTGCCGGCCTGCGGCAGGTCGCCGGCTTGCCCGATCCGGTCGGTGAGGTGTTGCGCGGCTACACCCTGCCCAACGGACTTCAGCTGCGCCAGCAGCGTGTCCCGCTGGGCGTGGTCGGCATGGTGTACGAGGGCCGGCCCAATGTCACCGTCGACGCGTTCGGCCTCACGCTGAAATCCGGTAACGCCGCGCTGCTGCGCGGCAGCTCGTCGGCAGCGCGGTCCAACGAAGCCCTCGTCACCGTGTTGCGTGCGGCCCTGGCCAGCCAGGACCTGCCCGCCGATGCGGTGCAGCTGCTGGACAGCTCGGACCGGGCCACCGTTACCCACTTGATCCAGGCCCGCGGGCTCGTCGATGTGGTGGTTCCGCGCGGGGGAGCGGGTCTGATCGAGGCGGTGGTGCGTGACGCGCAGGTGCCCACCATCGAGACCGGTGTCGGTAACTGCCACGTCTATGTGCACGAGGCCGCCGATCTCGAGATCGCCGAGCGTGTCCTGCTGAACTCGAAGACGCGACGGCCCAGCGTGTGCAACGCCGCCGAGACGTTGCTGGTCGACGCGGCGATCGCCGATCGAGCGCTGCCGCGGTTGGTGGCCGCGCTGCAGGATGCCGGGGTAACGGTGCACCAGAACCCCACTGAATCCGAATTGCGCCAAGAGTTCCTCTCGATGGATATCGCAGTGGCGGTGGTCGACGGCCTTGATGCCGCCATCGACCACATCAACGAGTACGGCACGGGCCATACGGAGGCCATCGTGACGACGAACCTGCTGGCGGCCCAACGATTCACCGCAGGAGTCGACGCGGCCGCCGTGATGGTCAACGCGTCGACGGCGTTCACCGACGGTGAGCAGTTTGGTTTCGGCGCCGAGATCGGCATCTCCACCCAGAAGCTGCACGCCCGCGGCCCGATGGGACTGCCCGAATTGACCTCGACCAAGTGGATTGTCTGGGGAGACGGCCACACCCGTCCCGCCTGA
- a CDS encoding vWA domain-containing protein translates to MAVRRVRPSQPLAPHGLPGHLVGFVEALRGQGISVGPSETVDAGRVLATLGLSDREVLREGIACAVLRRPDHRDTYDAMFDLWFPAALGARTLITEDEATHADIALPPDDVEAMRQMLVDLLAANEDLAAMDERLVAMIAQIVEVYGKYSSSRGPSYSAYQALKAMALDQLEGRLLAGLLAPYGDELTPTQEQIAKAAAAQKITQLRKLVEAETKRRTAEQLGREHVQMYGIPQLSENVEFLRASSEQLRQMRRVVAPLARTLATRLAARRRRARAGSIDLRKTLRRSMSTGGVPIDVVLRKPRPARPELVVLCDVSGSVAGFSHFTLLLVHALRQQFSRVRVFAFVDTTDEVTHLFGPDADLAVAIQRITRETGVYTRDGHSDYGNAFISFVENYPNVLSPRSSLLVLGDGRNNYRDPATDVLARMVTASRHAHWLNPEPKHLWGSGDSAVPRYQEVIMMHECRSAKQLAAVIDELLPV, encoded by the coding sequence ATGGCTGTACGTCGCGTCCGCCCCAGCCAGCCACTGGCTCCGCACGGCCTGCCGGGTCACCTGGTTGGGTTCGTTGAAGCGCTTCGTGGGCAAGGTATTTCAGTAGGCCCGTCCGAGACGGTGGATGCCGGCCGCGTGCTGGCCACCCTTGGGCTTTCCGATCGGGAAGTGTTGCGCGAAGGGATCGCCTGTGCCGTGCTCCGTCGGCCTGACCATCGCGACACCTACGACGCGATGTTCGATCTGTGGTTCCCTGCGGCGCTGGGTGCGCGAACTCTGATCACCGAAGACGAGGCGACCCACGCCGATATTGCGCTGCCGCCCGACGACGTCGAGGCGATGCGGCAGATGCTGGTCGATCTGCTCGCCGCCAACGAGGATCTCGCCGCGATGGATGAACGGCTGGTGGCGATGATCGCTCAGATCGTCGAAGTGTATGGCAAATACAGTTCCAGCCGCGGCCCGTCGTATTCGGCCTATCAAGCGCTTAAGGCAATGGCGCTGGACCAGCTGGAGGGCAGGTTGTTGGCGGGGTTGCTGGCACCTTACGGTGACGAGCTCACACCCACCCAAGAGCAGATCGCTAAAGCGGCTGCCGCACAAAAGATCACCCAGTTGCGCAAACTAGTCGAGGCGGAGACTAAGCGGCGCACTGCCGAACAACTCGGGCGCGAGCACGTCCAAATGTACGGCATTCCGCAGCTTTCGGAGAACGTCGAATTCCTGCGCGCCTCGAGTGAACAACTGCGTCAGATGCGCCGCGTGGTGGCGCCGTTGGCGCGCACCCTGGCCACTCGGCTGGCGGCCCGACGTCGTCGCGCCCGGGCCGGCTCGATCGATTTGCGCAAAACACTGCGGAGGTCGATGTCCACCGGCGGTGTGCCGATTGACGTCGTGCTGCGCAAACCACGACCGGCGCGTCCGGAGCTGGTGGTGCTCTGCGACGTCTCGGGGTCGGTTGCCGGCTTCAGCCACTTCACGCTGTTGCTAGTGCATGCCCTGCGTCAGCAGTTTTCCCGGGTGCGCGTCTTCGCGTTTGTCGACACTACTGACGAAGTGACCCACCTGTTTGGGCCTGACGCCGACCTGGCGGTGGCGATCCAGCGGATCACCAGGGAGACCGGTGTCTATACCCGCGACGGTCATTCCGACTACGGCAACGCCTTCATCTCGTTTGTTGAGAATTACCCGAATGTGCTGTCGCCGCGCAGCTCGCTGCTGGTGCTCGGCGACGGGCGTAACAACTACCGCGATCCGGCTACCGACGTGCTGGCGCGGATGGTGACCGCCAGCCGGCACGCGCACTGGCTCAACCCCGAACCCAAACACCTTTGGGGTAGCGGAGATTCGGCAGTGCCCCGCTACCAAGAGGTGATCATGATGCACGAGTGCCGGTCGGCGAAACAGCTCGCCGCGGTGATCGACGAGTTGTTACCGGTGTGA
- a CDS encoding SDR family oxidoreductase: MSLPPEPWFLVFGAAGHIGRPCAQWLAERHPAAHLRVVSSRPDRAAELAELHPGADVMIADYLNADDMLAAFEGIHAAFVLTPDFIDEKTAMTNVANAVNEVGTLVRLVRLIGDPPGIRDESEVLALWGPDYRNETALHHLRARKILTGAGVPVVYMNIPGWFFEDFSEFLADPIRKKRTFVMAADRPMNFIATRDIGRCAAELLLDPSLTEVGETLHVENGIDTMIKFSAIADLMSEAWGVPIQYDGTDEAFLRELGPALRRYYKREDAAEHILAECHHEVPFINALLERGNDLRGGERHLTPQMLGFEALSLKSWLQDNRDVFVSGAD; encoded by the coding sequence GTGTCACTTCCCCCCGAGCCCTGGTTTCTGGTTTTCGGCGCCGCCGGACATATCGGCCGTCCCTGCGCTCAATGGCTCGCCGAGCGACACCCCGCGGCGCACCTGCGGGTGGTGTCCAGCAGACCCGACAGGGCCGCTGAATTGGCCGAGTTGCACCCGGGCGCCGACGTCATGATCGCCGACTATCTGAACGCCGACGATATGCTGGCGGCCTTCGAGGGCATCCATGCGGCGTTTGTCCTGACACCGGATTTCATCGACGAGAAGACCGCAATGACCAACGTGGCCAATGCGGTCAACGAGGTCGGGACGCTGGTGCGGCTCGTCCGGCTGATCGGCGATCCGCCGGGAATCCGCGACGAATCCGAGGTGCTGGCGTTGTGGGGACCCGACTATCGCAACGAAACCGCTCTGCATCACCTGCGTGCCCGCAAAATACTGACCGGAGCCGGCGTGCCGGTCGTCTACATGAATATTCCCGGGTGGTTTTTCGAGGACTTCTCCGAGTTCCTGGCCGATCCGATCCGCAAAAAGCGCACCTTTGTCATGGCGGCAGACCGGCCGATGAACTTCATCGCCACCCGCGACATCGGTCGTTGCGCCGCTGAGCTGCTGCTGGATCCGTCACTGACCGAGGTCGGTGAGACGCTGCATGTGGAAAACGGCATTGACACGATGATCAAGTTCAGCGCGATCGCCGACTTGATGAGCGAGGCGTGGGGCGTGCCGATCCAATACGACGGCACAGACGAAGCGTTTCTGCGTGAGCTCGGTCCCGCCTTGCGCCGCTACTACAAGCGTGAGGACGCCGCCGAGCACATCCTCGCCGAATGCCACCACGAGGTGCCGTTCATCAATGCGCTATTGGAGCGCGGCAACGATTTGCGCGGCGGCGAACGCCACCTCACCCCGCAAATGCTTGGTTTTGAGGCGCTGTCGTTGAAGTCGTGGCTGCAGGACAACCGAGATGTGTTCGTTTCCGGGGCCGACTAG
- the nadD gene encoding nicotinate-nucleotide adenylyltransferase, producing the protein MGVMGGTFDPIHNGHLFAASEVAHLFDLDEVVFVPTGQPWQKDRQVSDPEDRYLMTVIATASNPRFSVSRADIDRRGPTYTKDTLRDLRALNPDSELYFITGADALASILSWHNWEELFAMARFVGVSRPGYELAREHLSDVLTRLSDDALTLVEIPALAISSTDCRQRAAQSRPLWYLMPDGVVQYVAKRGLYRVTAQDLQPSTSGDDS; encoded by the coding sequence GTGGGCGTGATGGGCGGGACGTTCGACCCCATCCATAACGGTCATCTGTTCGCCGCCAGCGAAGTGGCTCACCTGTTCGATCTCGACGAAGTGGTGTTCGTACCCACCGGACAGCCGTGGCAGAAAGACCGTCAGGTCAGCGATCCCGAAGACCGTTACCTGATGACGGTGATCGCGACAGCATCTAATCCGCGGTTTTCGGTGAGTCGAGCAGACATCGACCGCCGCGGCCCCACCTACACCAAGGACACGCTGCGGGATCTGCGTGCGCTCAACCCGGATTCCGAGCTGTATTTCATCACTGGCGCCGATGCGCTGGCCTCCATCTTGTCGTGGCACAACTGGGAGGAGTTATTCGCGATGGCACGGTTCGTCGGGGTCAGCCGGCCCGGCTACGAGCTGGCTCGCGAACACCTCTCGGACGTTCTCACCAGACTGTCTGATGACGCGCTGACGCTCGTCGAGATCCCGGCGCTGGCGATCTCGTCAACCGACTGCCGTCAGCGTGCCGCGCAGTCCCGGCCGTTGTGGTACCTGATGCCAGATGGCGTTGTGCAATACGTCGCTAAGCGGGGGCTTTATCGTGTGACCGCGCAGGACTTGCAGCCGTCGACTTCTGGGGACGACTCGTGA
- a CDS encoding DegV family protein: MSVVVVTDSSSRLPADVRRRWGIREVPLHILVDGTDLRDGVDEVPEDIYQRGDATTAAATPAELSAAYRQALDDSGGDGVVSVHISAALSGTFSVAAKTAADVGPAVRVIDSKSAAMGTGFVALAAARAAAHGSDLNAVTAAAESAVRRNHAYLVVQRLDNLRRSGRIGGAAAWLGTALALKPLLRIDDGKLVLAQRVRTASKAVAAMVDRICEIVGDNTAALAVHHVANPTGAADVAAALADRLPGCEPPMVTDLGPVLAVHVGAGALAVCVEVAP, encoded by the coding sequence ATGTCCGTCGTGGTGGTCACCGATTCGTCGTCGCGGCTGCCGGCCGATGTGCGACGGCGGTGGGGAATCCGGGAAGTCCCGCTGCACATCCTGGTTGACGGCACCGATCTCCGCGATGGTGTGGACGAGGTCCCCGAGGATATTTATCAGCGCGGCGACGCAACCACCGCCGCGGCCACCCCGGCCGAACTGTCTGCTGCCTATCGCCAGGCGCTGGACGACAGTGGCGGCGACGGCGTGGTGTCAGTGCATATTTCGGCGGCGCTGTCGGGGACTTTCAGCGTGGCCGCCAAGACTGCCGCCGACGTCGGTCCGGCTGTGCGGGTTATCGACTCGAAGTCGGCCGCTATGGGTACCGGTTTTGTCGCGTTGGCGGCCGCACGGGCAGCTGCCCACGGCAGCGACCTCAACGCTGTCACGGCTGCTGCTGAGTCCGCGGTGCGCCGTAACCACGCGTACCTGGTGGTGCAGCGGCTAGACAACCTGCGCCGCAGCGGGCGGATCGGCGGCGCGGCGGCCTGGCTGGGGACTGCGTTGGCGCTCAAACCGCTGTTGCGCATTGACGACGGCAAACTTGTTTTGGCTCAACGGGTCCGCACCGCCAGCAAGGCCGTGGCTGCGATGGTCGACCGGATTTGCGAGATCGTCGGCGACAACACCGCTGCACTGGCGGTGCATCATGTGGCCAACCCCACCGGTGCGGCCGACGTGGCTGCAGCGCTCGCGGATCGGCTGCCCGGGTGTGAGCCGCCGATGGTGACTGATCTGGGCCCGGTCCTCGCGGTGCATGTCGGCGCCGGGGCTCTGGCGGTGTGCGTCGAGGTAGCCCCTTAG
- a CDS encoding ferritin, which translates to MTDHNTPQTKFHMLLEEQIRNEFTAAQQYIAIAVYFDNDDLPQLAKYFYRQADEEREHAMKMVQYFVDRDFRVVIPGTDEVRNQFDTPRDAIAHALELERTVTKQVGNLTAAARSEGDYLGEQLMWRFLEEQREEEAVMTTLLRVAERAGDNLFDLEEFVARDVN; encoded by the coding sequence ATGACCGATCACAACACTCCTCAAACGAAATTTCATATGCTGCTGGAAGAGCAGATTCGCAACGAATTCACGGCCGCACAGCAATATATTGCGATCGCCGTATATTTCGACAACGACGACCTGCCGCAGCTGGCAAAATACTTTTATCGGCAGGCCGATGAGGAACGCGAGCACGCAATGAAGATGGTGCAGTACTTCGTCGACCGTGATTTTCGGGTCGTGATCCCGGGAACCGACGAAGTGCGCAATCAGTTCGACACCCCCCGCGACGCGATCGCGCATGCGCTCGAGTTGGAGCGCACTGTCACCAAGCAAGTTGGCAACCTTACCGCCGCGGCCCGCAGTGAAGGCGACTACCTCGGTGAGCAGCTCATGTGGCGGTTCCTGGAGGAGCAACGCGAAGAAGAGGCGGTGATGACCACACTGTTGCGGGTCGCTGAGCGCGCCGGGGACAACCTCTTTGACCTTGAAGAGTTCGTCGCCCGGGATGTCAACTGA